A single region of the Anaerococcus urinomassiliensis genome encodes:
- a CDS encoding aldolase/citrate lyase family protein, with protein sequence MKRTIRRSMMFLNAQRASLVKDAYIYGADCVILDLEDAVSIKEKDSARIQLYNTLKYVDYGDTEIWVRINATDSEYYKEDIRASVAGGADGIRIPMCETKDQVIEVERLVEEAEKEFGKELGSTMLMAALETPLSIINCYEICTSSKRLMGVALSGGDFARTMHATTTKTGEEYFLARSQIVLSARAAGVMCFDTVYTDLDDEESLRRETQMIKNMGFDGKSIISPKQIDIVHEVFTPSQEEINKAQRLVIGVKEAEQAGIGVLTVDGKMVDIAHVEGAKRTLEMAKAAGIYEGDLV encoded by the coding sequence ATGAAAAGAACAATAAGAAGATCAATGATGTTTTTGAACGCACAAAGAGCATCTTTAGTAAAAGACGCATACATATATGGTGCAGATTGTGTAATCTTAGACCTTGAAGATGCAGTTAGCATCAAAGAAAAAGACTCTGCACGCATACAACTTTACAACACCTTAAAATATGTTGATTATGGCGATACAGAAATTTGGGTTAGAATCAATGCGACTGACAGTGAATACTACAAGGAAGACATCAGAGCAAGTGTGGCAGGTGGAGCAGACGGTATTAGAATACCAATGTGTGAAACAAAAGATCAAGTTATTGAAGTTGAAAGACTTGTTGAAGAAGCTGAAAAAGAATTTGGTAAAGAGCTTGGTTCAACTATGCTTATGGCAGCCTTGGAAACACCTCTATCTATTATCAATTGCTATGAAATTTGCACATCAAGCAAGAGGCTAATGGGAGTTGCCCTATCTGGTGGAGACTTTGCAAGAACTATGCATGCTACAACCACAAAGACTGGTGAGGAATATTTCCTAGCTCGTTCTCAAATAGTTCTATCAGCTCGTGCAGCTGGTGTCATGTGCTTTGATACAGTTTATACTGACCTAGATGATGAAGAAAGTCTAAGACGTGAAACACAAATGATTAAGAATATGGGCTTTGATGGCAAGTCAATTATTTCTCCAAAGCAAATAGATATAGTACATGAAGTATTTACTCCTAGCCAAGAAGAAATTAACAAGGCGCAAAGGCTTGTGATAGGTGTTAAAGAAGCTGAACAAGCTGGTATAGGCGTACTTACAGTTGATGGCAAAATGGTAGATATAGCTCATGTTGAAGGAGCAAAACGTACACTAGAAATGGCAAAAGCCGCAGGAATTTATGAAGGTGATTTAGTATGA
- the citD gene encoding citrate lyase acyl carrier protein produces the protein MNIKNNSTAGTLESSDALVNVYPSDELKVEVKSSVYAQFGKQIEDTVKEVLENLEVKTGEVFVDDRGALDCTIRSRVQTAILRSDNLDSKLPWGDKI, from the coding sequence ATGAATATCAAAAATAATTCTACTGCTGGAACTCTAGAATCTAGTGATGCTTTAGTTAATGTTTATCCTAGCGATGAGCTTAAAGTAGAGGTTAAAAGTTCAGTATATGCTCAATTTGGCAAGCAAATCGAAGATACAGTAAAGGAAGTCCTTGAAAATCTTGAGGTAAAAACTGGCGAAGTTTTCGTTGATGATAGGGGAGCCTTAGATTGTACAATAAGATCTCGTGTCCAAACAGCTATATTAAGATCAGATAATCTTGATAGTAAGTTACCATGGGGGGATAAGATATGA
- the citX gene encoding citrate lyase holo-[acyl-carrier protein] synthase: MIRKYFDDQNIPSLEDVLLNREKRVGKIRKLQEEFPHGSILCFKLNIPGGQKTNNAIIKIFDHGKDEIRKLVGLGNILFEQAEYTITGPEYFLALDLEGRSLKKEMIVLENDSYFGRLYDIDILYKGENISRQDLSYTARKCFICDNDAKVCSSRRAHSVDEMISWIENLIDEYKGEL; this comes from the coding sequence ATGATTAGAAAGTACTTTGATGATCAAAATATACCTAGCCTTGAGGATGTATTATTAAACAGAGAAAAACGTGTGGGGAAAATAAGAAAATTGCAAGAAGAATTTCCACATGGATCTATCCTTTGTTTTAAGCTAAACATACCAGGAGGTCAAAAAACGAATAATGCCATAATCAAAATATTTGACCATGGTAAAGATGAAATAAGAAAATTAGTTGGTTTGGGAAATATATTGTTTGAGCAAGCAGAATACACAATCACAGGGCCAGAATATTTCTTGGCCTTAGATCTAGAGGGTAGAAGCTTAAAAAAAGAAATGATAGTTTTGGAAAATGATTCCTATTTTGGCAGACTATACGATATAGATATCCTCTACAAAGGAGAAAACATCAGCAGGCAGGACTTATCATACACAGCTAGGAAATGCTTCATATGCGATAATGATGCAAAAGTTTGTTCAAGTAGAAGGGCGCATAGTGTAGATGAGATGATTTCTTGGATAGAGAATTTGATAGACGAGTATAAGGGAGAATTATGA
- a CDS encoding GntR family transcriptional regulator, which yields MNDYQSLYEKVRSDIKYNIINGKYPMGMRLKAKDLAEELYVSRTPVNKALSSLYDEGLLNYNRNVGYSVRIITLEDIEEIFKIRTSLDVLAFKEAGLNMKKEDYSYIRGIIKDADIASRSGDTEDLRATAKAFNEAIYEYADMPRLTMIIANLNDYLEVLRKISFDSRSDNSRRKLSVEEHSDMLDLMEAKEFEKLENFIRKHLQESKEYIIDQSYKYNDFILINRESEDD from the coding sequence ATGAACGACTATCAAAGTTTATATGAAAAAGTAAGAAGTGACATTAAATATAATATCATAAACGGAAAATATCCTATGGGTATGAGACTTAAGGCTAAAGATTTGGCAGAAGAGCTTTATGTATCAAGAACTCCAGTAAACAAAGCCTTGAGTAGCCTATATGATGAGGGATTGCTAAATTATAACAGAAATGTTGGATATAGTGTTAGAATTATTACACTAGAAGACATTGAAGAAATTTTCAAAATAAGGACATCCCTTGATGTACTTGCTTTCAAAGAAGCTGGTCTAAATATGAAAAAAGAAGACTATTCATATATAAGAGGCATAATAAAGGATGCTGACATTGCTTCAAGAAGTGGAGATACAGAAGATCTTAGGGCTACTGCAAAAGCCTTCAATGAGGCTATTTACGAATATGCAGATATGCCAAGGCTTACTATGATTATTGCCAATCTAAATGATTACTTAGAAGTACTTAGGAAGATTTCTTTTGACAGCAGAAGTGACAATTCAAGGAGAAAACTATCAGTTGAAGAACATAGCGATATGTTAGATTTGATGGAAGCCAAAGAATTTGAAAAGTTGGAAAACTTCATAAGAAAGCACTTGCAAGAATCAAAAGAATATATAATTGATCAATCCTACAAATATAATGATTTTATACTAATTAATAGAGAGAGTGAAGATGATTAG
- the citF gene encoding citrate lyase subunit alpha has product MKNAVNRQVPDYLLEDNSQVFKGAYANEGKDLVKATPTIRTQVEPRNSKVLKDIKEAIKKTGLKDGDTISFHHHFRNGDYVAAMVMDAIHELGIKDLFICASSLGKAHANFVPMIEDGTITGISTSGVRDEIGEAISEGKLKNPAYIRSHGGRVGAIESGKVKIDVAFIGASSSDEYGNASGINGKANCGVLSYAGVDAKFADKVVVITDTIVPFPNYPHPISCVDVDYVVEVDKIGDPSKIASGAIRMTKDPRELKMAEYCAKVIANTEWFKDGFSFQTGAGGASLAAAVKIRPYLEKAGIKMGWAMGGITEPIVNLLRDGYVRYLADDQAFDIASVESVYKDPNHFEIDSGEYANPLNKGAYVNKLDYVVLGALEVDRDFNVNVVVGSDGTIQGAPGGHPDTAAGSKCSIIVAPLIRGRIATVRESCTSITTPGETVDVLVTDYGVAVNPNREDIKKQLEKTDIPLVDIDYLIKRGEEITGKASEIEYEDQVVAIVEYRDGSIIDVIKKVKK; this is encoded by the coding sequence ATGAAAAATGCAGTAAATAGACAAGTGCCAGATTACTTACTAGAAGATAATAGTCAAGTTTTTAAGGGAGCATATGCTAACGAGGGCAAAGATCTTGTAAAGGCTACTCCAACCATAAGAACTCAGGTAGAACCAAGAAATAGCAAAGTATTAAAGGATATAAAAGAAGCCATTAAAAAAACAGGCCTTAAGGATGGAGATACTATTTCTTTTCACCACCACTTTAGAAATGGTGACTATGTTGCAGCTATGGTGATGGATGCCATCCACGAGCTTGGCATCAAAGACTTATTTATCTGTGCATCATCCCTAGGCAAGGCGCACGCAAACTTCGTACCTATGATTGAAGATGGAACAATAACAGGCATATCAACATCTGGAGTTCGTGACGAAATTGGAGAAGCAATATCAGAAGGTAAGCTCAAAAATCCAGCCTATATAAGAAGTCACGGTGGTAGGGTTGGAGCAATAGAATCAGGCAAGGTGAAAATTGATGTTGCCTTTATAGGTGCAAGTTCATCAGATGAATATGGAAATGCAAGTGGTATCAATGGCAAAGCAAATTGTGGTGTCCTATCATATGCAGGAGTAGATGCAAAATTTGCTGACAAAGTTGTAGTAATCACAGATACAATAGTTCCATTTCCAAACTACCCACATCCAATAAGCTGCGTAGATGTAGACTATGTTGTAGAAGTAGATAAAATAGGAGACCCATCAAAGATAGCATCTGGTGCTATCCGTATGACAAAAGATCCTAGAGAGCTAAAGATGGCTGAATATTGTGCAAAAGTCATAGCCAATACCGAGTGGTTTAAGGATGGATTCTCATTCCAAACAGGAGCAGGTGGAGCAAGTCTTGCAGCAGCCGTAAAAATTAGACCATATCTAGAAAAAGCAGGCATAAAGATGGGTTGGGCTATGGGTGGTATCACAGAGCCAATAGTAAACTTGCTAAGGGATGGATATGTAAGATATTTGGCTGATGACCAAGCCTTTGATATAGCAAGTGTTGAAAGTGTATACAAGGATCCTAATCACTTTGAGATAGACTCTGGCGAATATGCTAATCCACTAAATAAGGGTGCCTATGTAAATAAACTTGACTATGTAGTATTAGGTGCTCTTGAAGTAGACCGTGACTTTAATGTCAATGTTGTAGTAGGCTCTGACGGAACTATCCAAGGTGCACCAGGTGGACACCCGGACACAGCAGCTGGTTCAAAATGTTCCATCATAGTTGCGCCACTAATACGTGGAAGAATAGCAACAGTCAGAGAGTCCTGTACTTCAATTACCACTCCAGGGGAAACTGTAGATGTACTTGTAACAGACTATGGCGTAGCAGTAAATCCAAATAGAGAAGATATCAAAAAGCAACTTGAAAAAACAGATATACCACTTGTAGATATTGATTACTTGATAAAACGTGGAGAAGAAATCACAGGCAAGGCTAGTGAGATAGAATATGAAGATCAAGTTGTAGCAATAGTAGAATACAGAGATGGTTCTATAATAGATGTAATCAAAAAAGTTAAAAAATAA
- a CDS encoding CitMHS family transporter yields MLSAMGFIMIALIIILLLKEKMSPVAVMVLIPTLAAFIVGTGINDLSTYVKDGMDSIKSNAFMFIFSILFFGIMSDVGVFDALVDKLAAWAADNPVKITVSTALIATIAHLDGSAAATLLITVPAMLPIYRKMGMRSQTLLTIIAASVGVMNLLPWGGPTVRAATVIGMDPTDMWRHLIPIQILGVVLSLTVAVILGIRERKYTLANGNVGISTQATKVVQEDTEKKASSDPRFKKLLPVNIILTIGIIGLLMANKVIDLPSYYIFMLGTVFAMVINFPNLKEQNNQIKKHAASALSIVATIMAAGVMVGIMEGTGMLDAMAQTLIGIIPQSMGKYIHIIFGILGGPLGMITGTDAYFYGILPPLAGVGEAFGVKSIYTALAMILGKNCILLLSPMVPATWLGLGLFDEEITLRGHIKASFAWCYGISLIMLIFGIVFGIIAV; encoded by the coding sequence ATGTTATCAGCAATGGGCTTTATAATGATTGCACTAATCATTATATTATTACTTAAAGAAAAAATGAGTCCAGTAGCAGTAATGGTACTAATACCTACCCTTGCTGCGTTCATAGTAGGTACGGGCATTAACGACCTATCAACTTACGTAAAAGATGGAATGGATTCTATCAAATCTAATGCATTCATGTTTATTTTCTCGATATTATTCTTTGGAATAATGTCAGATGTAGGTGTATTTGATGCACTAGTGGACAAGCTAGCAGCATGGGCAGCGGACAATCCTGTAAAAATTACTGTATCTACTGCACTTATAGCTACAATAGCTCACTTAGATGGATCTGCAGCAGCGACTTTGCTAATCACAGTACCAGCTATGCTTCCAATATATAGGAAGATGGGTATGAGAAGCCAAACCCTTCTAACAATTATTGCAGCATCCGTTGGTGTAATGAACTTACTACCTTGGGGCGGACCTACTGTTCGTGCAGCCACAGTAATAGGTATGGATCCAACAGATATGTGGAGACACTTGATTCCAATACAAATACTAGGAGTAGTGCTATCACTTACAGTTGCAGTAATACTTGGAATTAGAGAAAGAAAATATACTCTTGCAAATGGAAATGTAGGAATATCTACTCAAGCTACTAAAGTAGTGCAAGAAGATACAGAAAAAAAAGCTAGTAGCGATCCAAGATTTAAAAAGCTATTGCCAGTCAATATTATTCTAACAATTGGAATCATTGGACTACTTATGGCAAATAAAGTTATAGACCTACCAAGCTACTATATATTTATGCTAGGAACAGTTTTTGCAATGGTTATCAACTTCCCAAATCTAAAAGAACAAAATAATCAAATCAAAAAACACGCAGCCAGTGCATTATCTATTGTAGCAACAATAATGGCAGCTGGTGTTATGGTTGGAATCATGGAAGGTACAGGCATGCTAGATGCCATGGCACAGACACTAATTGGGATTATACCTCAATCAATGGGTAAGTATATACATATAATATTTGGAATCCTAGGTGGACCACTGGGCATGATAACAGGTACTGATGCTTATTTCTATGGCATATTGCCACCTCTTGCAGGTGTAGGAGAAGCCTTTGGTGTTAAATCTATATACACTGCTTTAGCAATGATACTTGGCAAAAACTGTATATTACTCCTATCACCAATGGTGCCAGCAACTTGGTTGGGACTTGGACTATTTGATGAGGAAATCACCTTAAGAGGACACATAAAGGCATCCTTTGCATGGTGTTATGGTATCAGTTTAATCATGCTAATATTTGGTATCGTGTTCGGTATAATAGCAGTTTAA